The genomic DNA CGCGAGCGTGAGCGGCGTGCTCACGACCTGGGGGTGCATCCAGCGCCGCAGATGAGACCGGGTATAAGCAGCCTCGTCGACCAGAAACTTGACGTCGGTGAGATCTGCGTCGATGCGGTTGCGGCGCAGATCCTTCCACATTGCTGCGTAGAAGTCCTCGGCGCGCTCGGTCATCATGGTCTGCAAAGCGGTTAACTGCGCCTCGCGCCATTCCACGGATCGCGTCGCCCCGGATAAAAAGTATTTGCGATGGCGGGCGACTGTCGCCCCAAAATCATTACCCGTCATGTCGCGTTCCTATTCGATTTAGGGAGATAACAGGGTGTTTGCAGAGCGAGGCCCAAGATGACGCACGACTAGCCCGCGAAAGCCATGTCGCCCCGACGGACAGTGCAAGTTACCTCTACTCGTGGCCGACTGCGTGCATGATCTGTCCCATCTCCATCGCATTGCTCGCCGGGATTTCTTGGAGAGATATTGCGAGTTGGTCCGTCGCAATGCCGGTGTGAGCCTGAAACATCGACCACACCTGGTTGAGCAAATCCCTCTTTTCTTCGGCCGTGTGACCGCCGCGAAGAACGCAATTCAGAGCGGCAGTGGGGGCTTCCTCACCAGCCGTGAATCCGGAACCCTTCGGATAAGAAAGAAACACGACTCGGACAAAGCCCCTTTGAACATTCATGACCGTTGCGTGTATCCGTGTAAGTTCCTCCGCGATCTTCGCTTTGGCTTCATCGGATACAATTCCGCTCTGAGTGATTACTGTGTACAAAGGCATTCACGTTTCCCTCATGCGTGATGCGGTGAGTTACAGATATCGCTGAGGCAATTCTCACATCCCTTGGCTAGTTTGGCGGGCCTCGCACCCAATTGTTGTTCGTTCAGACGACGCGATCGGGTGGGGCGGTGCGCTTCAGCAGCACCGCGTCAATGTTGTCGAGCGCCTTATAGCCGATCGCGTCGCGAGTTTCGATGGTTGCGCTGCCGATGTGCGGCAGCAGCGTGACATTTTCCAGCGTAAGATAGGCCGGATTCACCTTCGGCTCGCCATCGAAAACATCCAGCCCCGCGGCTCGGATATGTCCGGACTTTAGCGCCGCGATGAGCGCTGTGTCATCGACCGCGGAGCCCCGGCCGGTATTCACCACGATGGCGCCTCGCTTCATCATGTCGAGCCGTGCCGCATTCAGCCATTTCCGCGTCCCCTCCATGTCCGGCAGGTGCATGGAAAGAAAATCGATCGTTTGCAGGAAAGCCGCGTCGTTATCGTGATAAATGGCTCCCTGCTCTAACTCTGACGGCACACGTTCAGGGTTTCGATAGTGGATTTCCATGGGAAAGCCGCGGACGATGCTGGCCAGTTTCTGCCCGATCCTTCCGAATCCCAGGATGCCGAGCTTCTTATTCTCCAACGTCACGCCCGCAATCTGGGTAGACCATTTGCCCGCACGTACCGACCGATCGGCTTCTCCGGTTCGGCGGGCTGCCGTCAGCATCAACATCAAAGCGCATTCAGCTACGGCGAAGGAGAGTACTCCCGGTGTGTTCGTCACCACGATGCCGCGTGCCTTGGCAGCGACAATGTCGATGTGGTCAAAGCCTACGCTAAATGTGGCGATGATCTTCACGCTCGGCGGCAGCGCGTTGATGCAAGCGGAATCAAGGCGGTCGCCGGGAACGCACAGAATTCCCGCGGCACCAATCTCACTGGCGAGGCGGGCTGTCTCCGCTCCGTTTGTCGCCCAGGATGTGTTATCAGGGGTTAGTCGAGTAATGTAATCGCGGGAGGCGCGCGATTCGACTGCCTGAGGCAACTTGTGCGTGACAAACAAGACGGGCTTCGTCATGTGATCTCTCCTGTAGAAGCGCTGGCGCCCCGTTTTCGCTTTTCGTCATCTTCGCCGATCGCAGACCGGCGATTGTCGGATACCCCCTAAACATCGGCGTACAGGGCCTCAAGACGCTTGTTTGCCGCGACAAGTCCCGCCGGGTAGTCCGTCCTGCCTCCGACGACCTCGATGTAGCACGCCGAATCGCCCTTGTCGGCTCTAGCCAGTGCGGCGTCGAGTTCACCGAGCGTGCTGACTTTCGCGGTGAACCAACCCCGGCAGCCCAGGGCGGCAGGCAGCGTGTGATAATTCCAGGGGGCGAGGTCGTTGTAGACCCAATTCGGATCTGCCTCGAGCGCCCTCTCGACCATGTACCCGTCGTTGTTGAGGACAAAGATGATCGGCTTGAGCCCGTAACGTCCCATAGTCCCGATGGCGGTCGCGGTCATCTGGTGCGAACCCTCTCCAGTGAAGAGGACGGTTCGTCGCGAGGAATCCGCGAGGGCGATTCCCAGCGTCGCCCCGGTGGCCCAGCCGATCGAACCCCACAGCGGCGCGCTCTGCGTCTCCGCGCCGTCGGGAAGTGGAAGCGGGTAGATACCTGAGCTTGAGCTGCCGCTCTCCAGGACGATCCGATCCATCGGCTTGATAAAGTCTCGGTATCGGGGATACAGGGCCGCCGCAGTGATCGGGTCGCCCGGCTTGCCGCCTGGTTTCGCGGGAGCCTGCCTGTGCGGCGCTGAGTATCCAAAGTTCTTGGGCGCCGCTTTGGCCAGCATCTCAAAGACGTCGCCCATCCGGACGGGATTGTAAATTCGGTCGCCAATCCGGACGTAATCGACCTCGATGGTAATTAGCTTCTCGGACGAGAGCCGGCTCGAGTAAGCGGCCGTGTTGATCTCGTTGAAGTTGACCCCGCCGGCGTCAATAACCAGGTCGGCGGCCTCGATTGCCTCAAGCACGCTGGGGGACGATCCGGCACCGGAATAGGTTCCGACGAACTGGGGGTGCGTCTCGGAGAGGACACCCTTCTCCATCGGCGTCACGGCGAACGGGCAGCCGAGTGACTCGATCAACGCCTGTAAGCTTCGTTGGAGCTTGAACCGAGAGATTGTGCAGGCGGGGAGTACGGCTACGGATCGGGCGGCTTGAATCCGTTCGGTGATTGCTTGGACGGCCTTGGCCAGGTCGGGACCGCTGGCGGGCTTCGGATAGGGGGTGGGGGCCGAGGCGGTGACTGGCGTAATTGCAAAGTCGGACGCGGCGAGGATGTAGGCGGGCCGGCACTCCGCCCTCGCCGTGGCGATCAACCGTTCCATCTCGTGGACGCAGTTGTCGGGGGTGATCACGGCCGAGACGCACGCCGCCTGCGCCGAAATGTTCGCGAAGTTCTGAAACACCCCGTCGCCCAGCGTGTGGTGAATAATCTTGCCGACCCGCTGGTTGCGCATCGTGGGCATGCCGACGACATGGAATACACACGACCGCTCGGCCCGGGCTCCCATCACGCCGTTGAGTGCGGACAACTCGCCGACGGCGTACGTCGTCATCAGCATCGAGCAACCGCGCACGCGTGCGTACCCATCGGCCGCATAGGCCGCGTCCAGTTCGTTCGAGCAACCAACCCAGCGAATCGTCTTGCTCCGGGCAACGGCATCGTTGAGCTTGAACGCAAAATCCCCCGCTACGCCGAAGCAGTCGGTAATCCCCTCACGCGCGAGCCGTTGGACGATGTAATCCGCAACTGTTGGTTGATTGCTCATCGGATCCTCCGGAAAGAATTCGCCAGGGTTGCCGCGGCGAAAGAACCAGGGCCCACCAGGTCTGTCCGTCATCTCTCGACACATAACTCAAGCGCCCGTTCACCCCAGAAGCCCTCTATCTGTTGAGGGCTGGCCAGGTCACAAGATACTCTTGCCACGCACCAAAGAAGCACCCCTCCGGCTGCGACCAAGATCGCCAAAAGGAATACAATCCCGTTCGGGGATCGCCCTCCAAACCACACGCGAGCAGGGATGGACTGGACCGCCAGGTCGCGAGTGTCGGGCGCGGCGTCCCGCCTCTTCGTCCCCCTTCTCCGCCATTAGGATAGGCGTGGGGGCATTTCACCCGGTATCGGCATTCCGGGCCTCCCTTTCGTCACGCTCCGACCGGGGTTGTCATGGAAGCGGAAAACACCACCGTCGTCGTCCAGCGCTACCTGGACGAATGGCCGACGCCGACCGACGATTCCGCCACCGAGCAGGTCGTGCGCGCCCTGCTAGATCGGTCGGTCCGCCGCTTGCATGGGCTCTGTGTTTCCTTCCTCTACAAAAGCTACCCGCGGTTAACCCGTCCGCCGCTGAACCTCCAGGCCGACGAACTTCTCGGCGCCGTGGTCGAGCGGTTGCTCAAGGCGCTGCGTGAGACTCGTCCGACGAGTACGCGGCAGTTCTTCGGGCTGGCCAGTCGGCACATGCGCTGGGAGCTGAACGAAATGGCCCGCCGCTTAGATAATCAGCCTGCTATCGAGGACTTGCACGACGAGTCAATGCCCGCCCCGGCGAGCAGCGGCTCCGGCCTCACCCCGGGCGCCCACCGTATCTTGGAGGCAATCGAACAGCTTCCGGAGGGCGAGCGCGAGGCGTTCGAGTTGGTGCGCATTCAGGGAATGTCTCAGGCCGAGGCCGCCGGAGTGCTGGGCGTTTCCGCCGCGACGGTAAACCGTCGCGTGAGCCGGGGTCTGCAACTTCTGGCCGACGCGCTGGCCGACTTGTACCCGGACGATTCAGTGGGATGAGGGATGAAGCGATGGAAATGGGCTCATCCCTCATCTTTCATCGTTGAGGCTTCCGATGACCGACGACCCGCGAGTCTCGCAACTGCTCGACGAGTTGCTCGCCTCGAACGCCACGCCCGAGGCAGTCTGCAAGCCATATCCGGAACTGTTGCCCGAAATCCATAAGAGATGGCGCCGAATACGCCGCCTTTGCGCCGATCTGGACACCCTCTTCCCCTCCCACGATGAGGCGCCCCCACAGACGGAGGGGATCAACCTACCGCAGATCCCCGGCTACGAGGTTGAGGCGGTGCTGGGCCACGGCGGGATGGGGGTCGTGTACCGGGCGCGGCACCTCGCCCTCAAGCGCACCGTCGCCCTCAAGATGCTCGCCGCCGGCCACTCCCATCCAGCCCAGCGGGCGCGCTTCAAGGCGGAAGCCGAGGCCGTCGCACGCCTGCAGCACCCGAACATCGTCCAGATTCACGAAATCGGCGACGCTGGCGGGCGGCCGTTTATCGCCCTGGAATTTGTCGAGGGCGGCTCACTGGCAAACCGACTGGCCGGCCGACCCCTGCCGGCGCACGATGCGGCTCGCCTTGTGGGGGCGCTGGCCGAGGCCATGCACCTGGCCCACAGTCGTAATCTCGTGCACCGCGATCTCAAGCCGGGCAACATCCTCCTCACCAACTTCCCCGGCACCCCGGTCGGTATGTGCCAGCCGAAGGTGGCGGACTTCGGCCTCGCCCGGCAGCTGGACACCGACTCCGGCCAAACGTTTGACGGCCTGGTGCTGGGGACGCCCAGCTACATGGCCCCGGAGCAGGCCGAGGGCCACGCCTACGCAGCCGGACCAGCGGCGGACGTGTACGCCCTGGGCGCCATCCTCTACGAGTGCCTAACGGGCCGGCCGCCGTTCAAGGGGGTGAACTCGCGAGAAACCCTGATACTGGTCCGTACCCAGGAGCCGGTCGTACCCTCCACCGTCAACCGCAAGACGCCCCGCGACCTGGAAACAATCTGCCTGAAGTGCTTGCATAAGAAACCGGAACAGCGCTATGCCAGCGCCCGGGAGTTGGCCGACGACCTGGGGCGCTTCGTCCGAGACGAGCCGGTGACGGCACGGCCGGTCGGATTGACTGAGCGTGTGGTCAAGTGGACCCGGCGGCACCGATCGCTCGCCGCGTTCCTTGCCGTCGGCGTACTGCTCCTGAACGTCCTCGCCGGCATCGGCGTATGGGTCTTCTCCGAACGGTCTGCGTTGAAGCGGACCGTGACCGAAGACTTCGACCAGGTCGTTCTCGCGCAGAAGGAGAGGAAGTGGGATCAGGCCCGTACGGCGCTGGAGCGGGCGAAGGCCCGGCTCGGCGGCGAGGGGCCGCCGGAACTTCGCCGGCGTGTGGACCAACTGGAGCGGGAGCTAGCGCTGGTCGGGACGTTGGAAGACATCCTTCTCGCCCGCCAGGAGTCGGGATTGGCAGACGGACGGGCTCAGCGGACGGCCGCGCGTTACGAGGCGGCACTCCGGGAGGCGGGACTCTTCAACGGTCCCGAGAACCCTGCCCTCATCGCGGCGCGGATTCGGGGCACGGGGCTCGCGGCGCCCGTCCTGGCCGCCCTGGACGACTGGGCGCACGACTGGGCGGGGCACGACGACAGCCGCCAGGACTGGCTGTTGGAGATCGCTCGGCTTGTGGACGATGACCCGGCGAGTCGACCGATTCGCGATACGAAGTTGTGGGAGAACAAGGCCGCCCTCCAAGAGTTCGCCCGGTCGGCGCCGCTCGCGAACCAGTCCGTCCCCTTCCTGATATTCCTGGCGCGGAAGCTGGAATGCCACGGCGGCGACGCCATGGCCTTCCTCAAGCGAATGCAACAGGCGCACGTCAACAGTTACCTTGCGAACGCTACATTGGCGACTTCGTTGCTCGTGAGGGACAACGCCGCGGAATCCCTCCGTTTCTTCCAGGCCGCGGCCGCGCTCCAACCAGACCGGGCCGGTTTGCGGCACAATTTAGGCGTGGCTTTAGGCCGCCTCGGCAGGTGGGATGAGGCCATCGTTGAACTGGAGGAGGCGAGGCGCCTGGTCCCGGACTCGGCGCATTACAGCACGGATATCGGCCGGGCACTGAACAACATCAAGCGGCCGAACGAGGCCGAGCGCCATTTCCGAGGGGTACTCGAGAGCCACCCCACGTATCCTCCGTGTCTGACGGGCCTCGCTTATAGCCTTTTTCAACAAGGCCGACACGAAGAGGCGTTCAAATTCTACCGGCAAGCGATCGTCGCGGCTCCGGACTTCGCGGACGCTCATCGACAACTGAAAGAACGCTACATGCTCCTTGGCCGCTGGGAAGAGGGACGGCAAGCCTGGCAGCAATGGCTGGCATGCAACCCCCCGATTATGCACGTCTGGGAAGGGCACGCTCAATTCTGGCTGAACGCGAGTCCTACGGATCATCCGGCCTGGGACGGGTACGCCGAACTCTGCCTATACCTAGGCAACGAGGCCGAATACCGGCGTGCCCGCACGGGACTACTCGAGCGATTCGCGAAAACGACCGACCCCCAGATCGCCGAGCGCACCGGCCGGGCCTGTCTACTCCTGCCCGCCTCGGAGGACGAGTTAAAACAGGCCACCGCCTTGGTCGATCGCGCCTCGACAGCGGACACTGCAAAGTATGGTTGGGCCATGCCGTATTTCCGCTTCGCCAAAGCCCTGGCCGAGTACCGTGCCGGCAATCTGGGGAGCGCCCTCGCTCTGCTGGACGGGGACGTACTACGAATACTCGGGCCGGCTCCGCACCTTTTGCTCGCGATGGTTCAACACCGACTCGGAAAAAAGGATGCCGCGCGAGAGAGCCTGCGCAAAGCGATTGCCGCTTACGACTGGGATGTGAAGAAAGCGACGAATCGCGAAGCTTGGATGTACCACCTGCTGCGACGCGAGGCCGAGGCCACGGTGCTGCCGAAGTTACCGGTCTTGCTCACAGGGAAGGATCAGATGTGATGCACTGACGATTAGCTCCAGGGGTCTTGGTCCCCTGTTTGCGCACGCTCGTCTCATCCACCACGCCGGGGGCGTCCGCACAACCACGCCAAGTCGTCCTCGGTCACCGGACTGACCGGACGGCCCGATACGAACCGCAACATCATCCACCCTCGTCGGCACGCAATAGCCCATAGCACGACAACACTTTCGGATCGGGATCATCCTTGGGTACCGCTCGCTCCACGGTGTGCAAGGGCGTGTCCTCGTCACTCCACGCACGCAACGCCGGCAACGCCAATCGACTCCACCACGTCTCATCCCGGTAGACAAGTACCCACTCCGGATGCATGGCCGCCAGCGCGATCAGCCGGTCCCGTGCCTTTTTCTTTCGCGCGTACGCGGGGTCGGGGCTGGTCATCCACTGCTTGGCCCGCTTCCACCCGTGGCCCAAGGGCTGGACCGCCTGCCGAACGACTTCACGAGACAATCGTCGTGGGGGCAATCCTTGCTCGAAGATGACGTCGGCCAACAGGTCCAACGTCCAGGTTCTCCGGGGCTTGGCGAAACGTCGGGGGTCTGGTGGAGGATGCCCTTGAGCGCCTCTCGGCTCCGACGTCCGGCCCGAAACTTCCGACGCTCGACGGCGGTGAGTACTCGGGCGTACAGAGGTGGTTTCATGACCCGTTATTCGGGCCAACCACCTCCCGGACAAGAAACCGATTGAAACTGCACGATCGTGCCTTTTTGCCACGGGTGCCGTCTCGGCGCGCGGTTATAATCGGGTGTTCGCCCGCCCGCCTGCCCGCGCTCGAACGTCCCGGTGCTAGATGCGCAGTTCCGCCCGCCGCGGGTTCACATTGATCGAACTCCTCGTCGTGATCGCGATCATCGCGATCCTTATCGGGCTGACGCTGCCCGCTATCCAGAAAGTCCGGTCGGCGGCCAAGCGGACGGCCGACCAGAACAACCTCAAGCAACTCGGGATCGCGGTCCAGAACTACGCCAGCGCGAACGACGGGACGCTGCCACCCCTACGAACCCGGGAGAACGGCCTGGACCGGTGGTGGTTCGGGTCGTGCGACCCGGCCGCCCCCGAGCCGATCGTCGTCGACCCGACCGGCGGCCACATCATGCCGTACATGGAGAACAACCAGGCCGCCCTCCAGGTGCCGGCGCAGGCGCCCGGGAAGGTTTGGCTGACGTTTTACGGCTCGACCGGCGGCTACGGGTACAACTTCACATACCTGGCTCCGACGACGATCACGACCGCGGGCGTGCCCGTCTGGACGCCGGTCAAGCTTCCGACCGTCCAGAGTACGAGCCAGACGATCACCTTCGTCGACGCCGTGGCGACCGACACCGGCACCCCGCCGCCGGTCCTGGGGACGACGCCGTTCATGCGCGAGGTCGGGTTCGTGTACCCGCCGTCGGTCCAGAACCCGGGCGTCCACTTCCGCCTCGACGGAAAGATCTCGAACGTCCTCTTCCTCGACGGTCACGTCGTCGCCTGGACCGACCCGACGCGGAACCCGCCGCTGGCGTCCGACCCGCCCGCACTCGTGCAACTCCGCAACGCCGAAAACATCTACGACATCGGCTCGACCGACGAGTTGTGGGACCGGCAATAAGAACACGTCACGGGTTCGCCTTACCGGAAACAGCGGGCGGGCGATCGCGGTACCGCGATCACCCGCCCGCTGTTTCAGACGGTATCCCGCCAACGTTAAACGCCGGACGGGGGCCATCCAATATTCGGAATACGGCGAGGTCATTTTCGCCGCAGGTTCGGGTGCATCTCGACGGCGTATCGGCGGAAGATCTCGACGAACTCAATAGGCTGTAGATTGCAGCCCTGTTGTCGTTTCATCGTGTCCTACTTCATGCGTAGGTTCACGATTCTCGCATTTTTTTCGGCCAGCCGCAGGATTTCGCCCCGCATCTCGGGTGCCGGCAGGTGGGCCGTTTGGCTGTGGCCGGGCAAGACCCACTCGAAGCGGTAGTTCGCTAACCGCCGCACCGATTCGATTTGCTCCGGCCACGAGTGCCAACAATATCGTTCCAACGCCGCAAGGTGCTGCTCGCTTCGGTCCCAATCCAGGTGGTCGCCCGCGAACAGGAAGCGGTCCTGAAACAGCAGGACGCAGTGGCCTTGCGTGTGGCCGGGCGTCGATATGGCGAGGAAGCCGGGTGCCAATGCCCACGGCCCGTCGCCGTCCAGCACCACCTCCGCATCCGGCTGCGACAGCAGTTCATTCTGGTGGATGATGCGGCGGGCGTGAAAGTGGCTGGCATACCGTTCGGCATCGGCCACGTCGTCCCGGTGGGTCAGGAAAATGTGGGTGACGCCGCCCAACGCTTCCAACCGCTGCACGAGCGGAGCGACGAACTTCGGCGAATCGATCAGCCAGTTGCCGTCCGGGTGTCGAATGAAATAGCTGTTGCCGCCATACGACTTCGGCGAATTGTACCCGCAGTAATAGACCGGCTCCTCGACGACGAGCGGGAAGTCCCGCATCACGGCCTTCACGTCGTCGTCGCCGAGGTCACCGATGGAACCCGTCGGGCATGCTAACAGCGCGCGCAACGCCACTCGCCGGTCGGCCCCGGCGGTGGGTTGGGCCTTTACAAAGGATGTGGTTTCGGCTTCACTAAAGACCTGCGGGGCGATCTGGCGGCAGGTGTCGCAGTTAATGCAGGTCGAGTCCACGAAGAAGTCGCCGGGAATGTTCTCGGGCACTCGCTTCTTGGGGTTAGCCACGGCTCGACCTCTTTCCCTGCATTGGAATCCGCAACCGATCCTATCTAACAGGTTTTGACAAAACGTTTTGGAACGTCGACATTACTTCATGGCGGCTTTCTTGTACTGTTCCAGCCGTTCTTTGATTTCCTTGTCCTTTTCGAGCGGCGTGCCGACCCCGAGTTTCACCGCCCGCTCCTGCGTCTCCAGGGCCTTCGCCGGATCGCCGTTCTCGAAGTAGGCCTTGGCGAGGGTGTCGGCAATTTCCGGGCGCTTCTCTTCCGCGAGTTGATCGGCCCGTTGGGCGGCCCGGAGGGCCATCTTCAGGATCCGCTTGTCGGCGTCCTCGGCCGGCTTTTCGACGATCGTCCAGGCGATGAAATTCAACGCTGCCACGTTGTCCTTGAACGCCCCGTCGATCATTTGGTTGCCGTACTCCAGAACCTGGGTGGCGTCTTTTTGTTGGAAGAGCACGCGGAATTTCAGCGGCGCGAGTTGCTCCTCCAGTTCGGGCGTGTCCTTGATCGCCTCATCGAGTGCGGTCAGGATCGCCTTGGGGTCCTTGGACTGCTGGGCTTTGATGAGCTTGGTCCGGACCGCCGCCAACGCCACTTTCACGGCCTGCTGCTTCCGGGCCGCGGCGATCGCGGCCTTCATGTCCCACTTCCCCTCGACGATTTGGGCGAGCGGCTTGTCCATCTCCATCGGGTGACCGATCCAGGCGATCACGCCGTCGCCGTCGATGATAAACGCCGTCGGAATACCGTCCTGGTCGGCCGCCTTCATCCAGTTCTTGGCCATCTTCCCGCCGTCTTCCTCACTCTTCTCGTCTTTCTCGTCTTTCTCTTCTTTCGCGTCCTTTTTCTCGTCTTTCCCGTCCCCCTTGTCCTTCTTGACCGGGATGGCGACGTCGCTGGCCACGCGGTAGTCCATCTTCTCGCCCATCGACTCGACGAACGGCTTGATCTTCGACGGGTCGCGTTCCCACACGCTGACGCCGATCATCACCGCGTCCTTGTACTTCTTCTGGAGTGCGGTGAGGTGCGGGATGCTGGTCCGGCACGGGCCGCACCAGGTCGCCCAGAACTCGACCACGTAGGTCTTGCCCTTCTCGAACCCGGCGACCTTTTCGCCCTTGACGAATTCCTTCACCTCCAACTTCGGGGCCGGGTCGCCGACCCCCAACCCTTCCGCCGACACTCGCCCGACGAACCCCAGCACCATCAGCACTGCCAGCCCGATTCCGCGCCGACTCATGGCGTTTCCCTCCCCCGGAATGCCCCGTGAATGCCACGGGGACGATTGGTAGAATAGACTTTCCAACGACCAAAACCCAACAAAAAGGCTCTGCAGCCATCGGCCTTCTGGCCCCCCCGTCGGGGCGCGGAGGTGCGGTAGCAAACATGCGCCGACCCACTCGACCGGCTCCCGTCGGGCGTGGTAAAATGGCAACAGGTCCACAAGTCTCATTCGTCCGCACGTCATGACCAGCTTCGTCGAATTCCACGGGTTCGGGTTCTGGTGCCGCAACGCGATCCTCGCCGACTGGCTGGACGCGCTGACGACGACCGCCGCACTCCAAGCCGCCGAGTGGCCGTGGTTGACCAAGGCGGGGTTCTACTGGGCGGCCGTGCGTAGCGGGGTGAAGTCCCAGCGCATGACCCTGTACCTCGACGCGGACGCCAACACGCCGGAGAAACAGATCCAGTGCGAGGAATTGTTCGAGATCGTCTCGGCCCTCCCCCTCGCCCCGCCGGTTCGCCGGTGTGCCCTCCTGTGTCTGGCTCTAATTCGTGGGGAAATCACCGGCACGCGGAACCGGTCCATCGACCTGTGGGCGAGCGGGGAATGGGACGAGACGTGAGGCCCACTCACACCACCCGCGCCGCAAACCCCTCGCCCGCGCGGACCACGACCGGCGCCGGCAAATCGACCCACCCCCCCTCGCCGACCACCGCCTCCGCGAGCGGCGCCCCGAGTTCGTCGCCCGGGGTGAGCCACGTCAGCACGACCCGCCGTCCCGGGGCCGGGCCGTCGAGATGAATCCGCCCGATGATCCGGTCGTCCGCGAATCGAAACGTGAAAAAGGGGTCTTCGTAAAGCGGGATCATGTAGTACTCGCAGGCACGGCAGGTGCGCTTTTGGCCTCGGCTCGCCCGGCGACGATCCGGCGGGCCGCGTCGACCAGCGCGGTGCGGTCAGGCGCGACCGGCTCGCCCGCGAACTTCGTGGCGTCGCAACAGTCGAGTATCTGCTTGAGTTCTTCGACTGCATCCGCGGGCCACACCGTCTCTGTTCCCAGTGCGGCGGCCAGCTCGGTCGTGGTCAACTTCGTGGCCGCGGTGCCGGTGTCTTGCTCGACGAAGGTACGGAGGGCGGCGCTCAGTCGGTCCGCGAATTCGGCGGGCGGAACCGCGTCGTCCGCGAGGGCGTCGAACGCGGCTATCGCCCGCTGGACAGGAGTGAGCCACTTTCGCCGGTGGCGGCGGGCGATGCGCCAGCCGATCGCCCCGATCACGATTGCGATCGCGATTCCGCCGACGATCCGGACCGCCCAGTCCCGTAGGGACGCGCCGGCCGGCGGAACGGGCGGGAGTTCCTCGATGCCCGTGGGCGGTCGCGCGTCAGCCAGGCTGGCGTCTTTGATCCCGGTCACGACCCGCACGTCCATTCCCGCCCACGCGGGCATCTTCGGCTCCGGGTCGGTGCCGGCCAGGACGCGAAATGGCACGAACGCGAGCCGCACGGCGTCGCCCGGCACATAGGGGTCGGCCCGGTACTCCTGCGTCCACTGCTGTTTGCCGCCAGCCACATCCGTGACGACTACCGGACCC from Fimbriiglobus ruber includes the following:
- a CDS encoding TlpA family protein disulfide reductase — encoded protein: MSRRGIGLAVLMVLGFVGRVSAEGLGVGDPAPKLEVKEFVKGEKVAGFEKGKTYVVEFWATWCGPCRTSIPHLTALQKKYKDAVMIGVSVWERDPSKIKPFVESMGEKMDYRVASDVAIPVKKDKGDGKDEKKDAKEEKDEKDEKSEEDGGKMAKNWMKAADQDGIPTAFIIDGDGVIAWIGHPMEMDKPLAQIVEGKWDMKAAIAAARKQQAVKVALAAVRTKLIKAQQSKDPKAILTALDEAIKDTPELEEQLAPLKFRVLFQQKDATQVLEYGNQMIDGAFKDNVAALNFIAWTIVEKPAEDADKRILKMALRAAQRADQLAEEKRPEIADTLAKAYFENGDPAKALETQERAVKLGVGTPLEKDKEIKERLEQYKKAAMK
- a CDS encoding MBL fold metallo-hydrolase, with the translated sequence MANPKKRVPENIPGDFFVDSTCINCDTCRQIAPQVFSEAETTSFVKAQPTAGADRRVALRALLACPTGSIGDLGDDDVKAVMRDFPLVVEEPVYYCGYNSPKSYGGNSYFIRHPDGNWLIDSPKFVAPLVQRLEALGGVTHIFLTHRDDVADAERYASHFHARRIIHQNELLSQPDAEVVLDGDGPWALAPGFLAISTPGHTQGHCVLLFQDRFLFAGDHLDWDRSEQHLAALERYCWHSWPEQIESVRRLANYRFEWVLPGHSQTAHLPAPEMRGEILRLAEKNARIVNLRMK